Below is a genomic region from Methylobacterium sp. FF17.
CATCAGCGCCGCCAGGAACGCATAGGTCATGTTCAGGCCGTACTCGTCGTTGACGATCTGCAGCCTCGTGAGCAGCCGGAAGGCCTGGGCGTTCCCCTCGAAACGCAGGAAGTCCTGCCGCCGGGCTTCCGTCGGCGCCCAGCCGTCGAAGATCCCGAGGGAGCCGCCGTTCTCGGCCCGTGGCGCAGCGTTCCGCGCCATCCATCCCTGGATCGCATCCTCGCCCTGGTGGCCGAAGGGCGGGTTGCCCAGGTCATGCGCCAACCCCACCGCTTCGAGGAGCGCCGGAACGTTGCGCAGCGGCTGAACCTCCTCGGGAAACCCGAGCACGTCGCCGTGCACGAACGCCAGCGTCGTCCCCATGCTACGGGCCATGTTCGCGACCTCGTGGCTATGGGTCAGCCGGGTGCGGACGCTGTCGTTGCGCTCAAGCGGAAAGACCTGCGTCTTGTCCTGGAGGCGACGGACGGGCGTCGAGAAGAGGATGCGGTCGTGATCACGCTCCAGTTCGGTCCGCGCCTCATGGGCCCTCGCGACCCGCTCCGGCGGCGCGGCGTCGTCCTGCAGGCCCGATCTCGGCACCGCCTCGTCATCCTTGCGCCGCCTCGTGTCGAGGAGCTTCGTCCAGTCGAGCTGCGTCGCCATTCCATCCCGTTTCCGCCCGATGCCGGCGTTCCGGCACGCCAACAACCGGACGATGCCCGGTGTACGTTCCCGCTCCGGGCCCCGTCACGCTTCGATTCGGGGGTTGTCCACGATTCGTTGCCGCGATGATGCCGTATGCCTGGGCATGACCCTAGGCCTAAGGCCCCGCCATGTAGGAACATAACGTGAACGCAGCGTGCGGCCCAGCCCGAATTTGCCGTCGGGCAGCATCAGGCGAAGCGGCACGGCGAAGACCGTCAGAACCCTGGACCTCACCGCTTGGCACGACCTCGACGATCTCACGAGCTTCAAGGCCTGCACGACGGTTACGAGGCGGGGACTCCGCTGGCCGGTGCCCGGGCCCGGATCCTGCCACGGATCACCCCCTTCTTTGGGCTTGCGGAGCGCCGTCCCCGGACGGCGGGTGGGACGCGCCGCCTCACGCTCACTACGCGGGGGTAGCCAACGGCGGCCTTGCGCGAAGGACTTCTTAACTCTGGCTGCCGCCAATTCTCTAGTCGCTAGAGATTTTTCTTGATCGGAAGTATCCGGGCAGTCTAATATTGCATTGTGCCCGAGAGGCACGGGCCGATTGCGGAGTTTCCGTGATGAACATCGGGTTTTTTGCCGACGACAGCTCAGCCAGCCACGCCGCCCTGCTTGCGAATAACGCCCTGTGCCGAGCCGACGCATCCAAGTCCGGGGTGTTGGCTGGAGGGTACAACATCGTCGACGTCGTGCCCGCCTACCTCGACGAGGCGTCCGAGCGGGGACGCCACCTGATGCTGGCGCTTCCGTTGGCGCAGCTCGGCAACGCCTCCGTCCGGCGGCGCCTCGACCTGTCCGTGGTCACCTTCGGGGCAGAGCCGCTGGCGCATGACGGGGCCCGCCGCGCCATGGCTTCGAAGGCCGCGCAGCCCACCGACGCCCAGGCACCCCCCTGGATGCTCGCGTCCGGCGGCAAGGCCCTACCCGCGGGACCGCGTGCGTTGCCGGTTCGAACCGGTTCGCTCCGCCGCGACGAGGTCGCGAGCCTCCGGGCCGGCTGCACCTGCGGCAGCCTCCACTGGAGGGCCGTCGGGCTTGCCGCCGCGCTGCGCATCGCCGCCGACGACCCCTACGCGGCCGAACTCGACCGCGCCCGCGTCGTCGAGGCCATGACGGAAGGGGCGACCGTCGCGGAGATGAGGCTCCGGGACGACCTCCTCGACCTCGCCGTCGACCTCGACGAGCACCCCGTGGACCCGGGCGCCCGCTCCGACCGGCGCCGGCTCGCCTCGTACGTCCGTTCCGCCCGCCGTGGCACCGGTCGGATGGTCCGGACGGGGCGGACTGTCATCGCATCCCAGCTCCCGGCGGCCCGCCATTCGGCGGACTGCGTCTGTTCCGCCCGCGTCTGAGACGGAGGTCGCCATGCAGGTTCGCCACAAGACCCTCACGAAAGCCCGCCCCGCGCCGCGTCCCCGCCCGGGCCCCCCGCTGGAACCCCGCCGCCGCCGTGGCACGGCGAGAAGGGTGCTCGACCGATCCAGGGGCGTCGCACCGCAACCGGCGGACTCCGGCTACGACGACGCCGTCGACTGGGATGCCCTTCCGGTCCACTCCGTTCTCGATGGGGACTTCGACTGGGAGGACGAGGAGGTCACCCTCGGTCGCGCGCGGTCAACCGCGCTCGGCATCCGCGAAGAGGAGGACAACTACCCGGCCTGATCCATGCTCCGGCCGGTCCCTAGGGGCCCCGGCGCCTCTCCCGACGCCATGGCCCTGGCCGCGGCGTCGGGGGTCCGTCCGGCTCGCTCGGCGTGCGACCGGCGGAGCCGGGGCTATCGCGCCCGTATCCCATAGTCACCATTAACCATAAGCCAGGGTCACGACTTGCCAAATACGTAGGTGTATTGCTATTTTGCCCGGTTTTGCTGTATTATTCGCATCTTCCAAATTCACCGAACGACGCGTGGCCGTCCCGGAACATCCCGGCATGGCGTGCGCGTCCGCATGCCTGCGGAGGATCCCATTGATCTGCGCTTTCTTCGGCACGTCCGGACGGGTCGACGCCACCCATTCCGCCATGATCCTCAGCGACGTGCTTGCCGCGCTCGGGGAACCCGTGACGCTCATCCGATGCCGGCTTGAAGGCGAGCCGGCCCTGCCGCCGCGGGCGCCGGCGGACGGTTCCGTCGCGATGTGCGAGCAGGTCTTCGGAACGTTCGAAGGATGCACCGTCCCGACCGTCGACGCGATTGAGCGAGCGTCGGACGCTGGTCGTCACGTGGTGCTCGACATGCCAGGCGCGTGGCTGCGGGACCCGGCCGTGCGCAAGCACGTCGACGTGGCGGTCCTGGCGGTGGGGCCGGCGCCCTTGGATGAATTCGCCGCCTGCCAGGCATTGACCAGGGAGGCACAAGACCGTGCCGACGGGTCGGCCGGCAACGGCCTCGCCCCACCGTGGCTGCTCGGTTGTGGCCGCGGCGGCGGCGGGACCACGGGAGCGGCCTTCGCCAGGACCATGGCGCGGCTGGCCGCCGGCACCGACCCGGGCATGCCGGTGCGCGCCCTGCCCGTGACCTTGCCTCCCCTGACGTACGCGGAAGCATCGCACCTCGTCGGGGGCGACCGCGCCGCCAGGACCCTGGCCGCGGGCGTTCAGCTGCTGGCCGCGCTCCGAGCGGTTTCTCGTGATCCCCTGGCCGCGTCCATCGACGCGGGCGGTCTCGCAGCCGCCATCGGCGTCGAGGCCGGGACCATCCGCCTGATGGACGAGCGTCGCATCGACGAGCGCCTGCGCGACCTCGCCGACGGGCTCGGGGCCATCCGGGACGGGCACGGTCCTTCCACGGCCGAGCTCGGCGAGAGCCCCAGGCTCGATGACTGGAGCGTGGGAACGGCGCCCGTGCGCATCCTTACCGGCCGCGTGTACGGCCACCCCAACATCCCCGACGGCCGGCGCGTGACCACCTCGGCGCTCTACGCGACGGACGGCGTCTCGTTCGCCAGGACGCTCTCGCGCACCTACGCGCTCGGCCGGCAAGCCGACGACACGGCAACTCCCCTGCACTAGGCCCGCGATGGACGGGGTCGGGGGAATACCGCGGACCGGAAGCCGAGGCGCGATCCGGAGCCGCCCCGCCTTGCGGCCCTGACCTCCGCCATCCGGAATCCATGTCCCGTCCGAGGGACGTGCGCGAGGCGTCGCCTCCGGCGCGCCGGTCCCCGGCCGAGCGGCGGCGCGCCGCAGACAGCCACCAAGTCCACCCGATGACCAGAGGAGGCTCGACCCATGCGGATCTGGATCCTTTCCGACCTTCACCGCGACGTCGGCGTCCCGTGGACGCCCCCGGCCATCCCGGACGCCGACGTCGCGGTCGTCGCGGGCGACGTCTGCGAGGGCCTCGTCGAGAGCGTCGCCTGGGTCGCCGACGCGATCCTCCCGCACATGGATGCCGTCCTCGTGGCGGGGAACCACGAGTTCTACCGGCGTCGCTTCGAGGCGGAGCTCGCCTCGGGGAGAAGGACCGCCAAGGACCTCGGCGTCCACCTCCTGGAGAACGACACCGTCGCCGTCGGCGGCGTGGACTTCACCGGCTGCACGCTTTGGACCGACTACGAGCTCGACGGACGCGATTACCGTGGAGCATCCATGGACGATGCGCGCCACGGCATGAACGACCACCGCCTGATCTCGACCGACACGGGCGGCGGGCCCCGGGATTTCCGGCCCGAGGACGCGCTCGGCATCCATCTCGGCTCGCGCCGGCACCTCGAACGCGAGCTGTCGCAGCCCCTGGTCGTCGGCGGCGAGCGCCGTCCGCGGGTCGTGGTCACCCACCACGCGCCGAGCGCCCGATGCGTCGCGCCGAGGTACAGGGCCGCCCCGCTCAACCCCTGCTTCGCCTCGCGTCTCGACCCCCTCATCGAACGGTTCCAGCCAGCGCTCTGGGTGCACGGGCACACCCATACCTCCATGGACTTCCTCATCGGCGCGACGCGCGTGCTGTGCAACCCGAAGGGGTATCGCGGCGAGAACCCGGCGTTCGATCCCGCCCTCGTCGTCGAGGTCTGAGGACCGCGCCGCCCGGTCCCGCACTCGTGCGGACCCCATTCGCCGGCACGGTGACGCGAGGGCGTCCGAAGCCCGACCGTCCGATCCCGACCCCGACCCCTGGAGGCAGATGGCGAGAATTCCCGCATCGACCGCGCGCGCCGTCGTGCTGAGGCTGTTCCCGCGCGTCCTTCGCGCGGGCCTCGACAACGCGGTGCGCTACGGCGCGCTCCCGCGGCAGCTCGCGGCCGATGCCGGCGCCATCGAGCCCGCGCTCGGCGCGCTCGTCGGGACATGGCTCGCCAACCCCTACACCGTGCCGTTCCTTCACGGCGTCCCGCGACGCACGGGCGGGATGGTGTCCCGGTGCAGGGACGTCCTCCGGCGCGCCGGGTCCCGGGAGCGCCCGACCGAGCCGGGAACGATCCTGGCCGGTGGCCTCGCGACCCTCGACGCCTATTGCGCGAGGACCGACGACCGGACCATGCGCGACATCGTCGATGCGTCCCTACTGCTCGGCGCGTCCGCCCTCGTGCAGCCGCTCGCTTCCCGTGTCGCCGCGGCCGCGTGGAACGACCTCGAACGCCTGGAGGAGGTCGCAGCCGCCCTGCATCAGCTCGCGCTGGTCACGGCGACCGCGCAAGGCGACCGGGAGGTCGATTATGTTGACCTCGGGCTTCCCGACCCGTTCCCCGCCGACGAGCTCGACCCGCGCGGCGTGGACACGGCCGTCGCCGCCTGGCGTGCCGCGCTCGGCCAGGCGTTCCAGGACCTCAAGGCGGAAGCCCGGACGGTGGCGGTCGGGCTGTCGGCCATCAGCGTCGGCCAGACCCTCGACTTCCTCGCCGACGACACCTTGGCTGCCCACGCGCGGGCCGTCGGCCAGCAGGCCGTGCAGCCCCTGGAGCGGCATGCCGCGGCCCGGTCGGGCAAGGATGCGGCCCGTAGGAGGCTGCCGCAGCCTCCGAAGCCCGCCAGGGCGGTGTCGGAGGAGCCGAAGGGACGGGAGGATGCGGTCCGGCCGGGGCACGTGCTCGTCTGTCCGGCGGGCCCGGCCACCGGGACGGGGAAGGGCCGGGACGTGGCGCGCGGCTTCGAGCATGCCATCGGCAAGGCTCTCCGCCTCGTCCCCACGCCTTCCCTGCCCGCGGTGCGCGAGCGCCTGCTCGCCGAGTTCTGCCAAGCCGGGCGGGCGGTCGACGCCATCCTGGGCGAGCTCGTCGGCAAGGAGTTCGTGCGCCTGCCCCCGCTTGTCGTGGTCGGGCCCCCGGGGTCCGGTAAGTCTCGCTTCGTGCGCAGGCTGGGCGAGGCGCTCGGCGTCGGCGTGTTCCGCGTGGATGCCACCAACGATTCGGGGGCCTCCTTCGGAGGCACCGAACGCAGGTGGTGGAGTGCCGAGCCGTGCCGCGCCTTCATGGCCTGCGCCCGGCATGCCCAAGCCAATCCCCTCGTGCTGGTCGACGAGGTCGACAAGGCCCCGACGCGCTCGGAATACGGACGCATCTGGGATTCCATGCTCCAGACGCTCGAACCCGAGAACGCGGCCCGGTTCCCGGATCCGTGCCTGCAGACCGACCTCGATCTCTCCTGGGTGTCCTTCGTCTGCACGGCCAACGATGCCGGGAAGTTGCCCGGACCCCTGCTCGACCGGCTGCGCGTCGTGGCGTTTCCCGCGCCCGGCCGGGAGCACGTGGAGGCGCTGTCCGTCGCCTTGCTCGCCGACATCGCACGCGAGCGTGGCCTCGACCCCGCCTTCCTGCCGCCGCCCGACGCGACCGAGTTGCGCGCCCTGCGGCACCGCTGGAGCGGAGGCTCGGTCCGTCGCCTCCGCCGTGCCGTCGAGGCCATCGTCCGTGTCAGGGACCGGGAACTGGAGGGGCGCCCCCAATGAGCCGCTTGGCCAAGCTTGATCGGAAGGTCCCCTTGCCGGCGCCAGGCGTGCCGTCGCAGAGGCGGAGCCCCTGCCCGTCCCGGCGCCTTCCAAGGTCCTGGGGAAGCGCCGGATCGCGGTCGCACGAGGGCGCGGCCTTCCCCGACGCGACGGGCAAGGTCGAGCATCCTCTCGGCATGCGGTTGTGGATCCTGTCGGATGTCCGGGCGGACCTGAACCCCGCGTTCTCCCTGCCCGATCCCCTGCCGGACTTCGATGCCCTCCTCGTGGCCGGTGGCATCTGCGCCGGCCTGGAGGCCTCGCTAGGATGGCTGGCGGCCGCGCTTGGCGGCCGCCAAGGACGCCGTCCGGTCGTCATGGTGCCCGGGAACCTCGAATATTGGTCGGAGATCCCCCTGGTCGAGGCCCTCGCCAAGGGACGGCGGCGCGCCGTCGAGCTCGGCATCCACCTGCTCTCCGACGAGACCGTCCGGCTTGAGGGGCCGGACGGCCGCGGCGTGCACGTGGTCGGCGCGACCCTCTGGACGGACTGGTCCCTCGAAGGCGCCTTCCAAGGCAAGCTCGCTCGTGTCGGCGCCAGGCACGCCGCGCCGGATTGCGACCGGATCCTGCTGCGGCGCGGCCGACCCTGGTCGCCTCTCGATGCGCTGGCGGTCCACGCCCGGTCGCGCGCCTACGTCGAGGATGCCCTCACGACCATCGCCTACCAATCGCTCGGGTATCCGGCGCCGCCCAGGGCGCTCGTCGAGGGTGTCATGCCGGGCGACCGGGCCGTGGTGCTGACCTGCCATGCACCCTCGCGGCGCTCGCTGCCCGAGGATTGGTCCGGCTGGCTCTGCGACGGGTGGGTCGCCGCGTCCCTGGCCTCCGACCTAGACGCCGTGATGCAGGCCTGGGGGGCGCCCTGCCTCTGGGTGCATGGGATCACCCCGGGGCCCGTGGACTACAGGCTCGGCCGGACGCGGATCGTCGCCAACCCCCGTGGGGATGCGCGTGTGCCGGGCTTCGATCCCGCCCTCGTCGTCGTCGCCTGAGGCGACCGCCGACTCCACCCCTGCCGAACCGGCCCCCATGGCTGCCCCTGGGCGTGCCGGTCCCTTCAGAGTGAGCGAGGTCTCATGGGAACCCACCAAGGCAAGGTCACTTCCCCGGCGGCCAAGCGCCGTCGCGGTCGCAGTCACGTCGCGCGACGCCGGGGCCGCCGGACACGGAGGTTGGAGGCCGTTTGCCCCCTGGCGCTCTGGCGAACCCGGGACCCGGCGCGGATCTCGCCCGCCGAGGTCCTGCGGCTGGCCAGGACCGTCGCCGGCACGGAGATCCTCCACGAACGGCGCTGGCGGGCAGCGCGGGCGGGGGATGCCGCCGCGGCGGCCGCCATCGCCATCGACCACCTCCACCGGCGCAAGGCGTGGACACCGTTGACCGACCTGATCCTCGGCAACCTCGTCATCCTCGCCCTCCGAGGCGACCCGACCGCCGCCGTCGTCATCGCGCACGCGCTGCGGACCTTCGGCCGGCTCGACGCTGCGGGAAGGACGCTCGGCGGCCTGTCGGCGCGATGGGGAAACCTGCACGCATCGCCGCGGCGCCGGACGGGGACGGAAGCGGCCTTCCGCCCGGGGGCCCCCGTTTGATCGGGTCGGACAGCACGAAACGGCGCCCCTCCGGGACGGGGCCTACACGAAGGGGGACCACGATGAGCGGCATCACCAAAGACGGCCTCGCGCGCACCTTCATCGACCTTCTCCGCCGTGAGTCGACCGACGAACGCGAGTTCGTCGTCCTGGCCGCGGACGAGGACATCGACGGGATGCAGGGCATGCCGGGACATCCCGGGACCGACGCGCCACCGACCCTGTCGGCCGGGACCGTGGCCGCGGCGGTGATGCTGGCGCGGGCCATCGAGGCGGAGCCCGGCCTCCTGCGTGCGTTGCGGCGCGGCGCCCCCCTCGTGACCATCGCGGTTCCCTCCGGAGAGTGGGTCGCGGCCGTCGAGCATGCCGTCAAGGTCTGCGCGCTCGGCGCCGCATGCAGGGTGGGGAACGGCGATGTCTCGCGCCTCGACCACGGCGGCACGACACGGCGCGAGGCGATGCTGTTCGCACGCGACGGCTCGTCGACCAGCC
It encodes:
- a CDS encoding DUF6634 family protein, with the protein product MICAFFGTSGRVDATHSAMILSDVLAALGEPVTLIRCRLEGEPALPPRAPADGSVAMCEQVFGTFEGCTVPTVDAIERASDAGRHVVLDMPGAWLRDPAVRKHVDVAVLAVGPAPLDEFAACQALTREAQDRADGSAGNGLAPPWLLGCGRGGGGTTGAAFARTMARLAAGTDPGMPVRALPVTLPPLTYAEASHLVGGDRAARTLAAGVQLLAALRAVSRDPLAASIDAGGLAAAIGVEAGTIRLMDERRIDERLRDLADGLGAIRDGHGPSTAELGESPRLDDWSVGTAPVRILTGRVYGHPNIPDGRRVTTSALYATDGVSFARTLSRTYALGRQADDTATPLH
- a CDS encoding metallophosphoesterase, with product MRIWILSDLHRDVGVPWTPPAIPDADVAVVAGDVCEGLVESVAWVADAILPHMDAVLVAGNHEFYRRRFEAELASGRRTAKDLGVHLLENDTVAVGGVDFTGCTLWTDYELDGRDYRGASMDDARHGMNDHRLISTDTGGGPRDFRPEDALGIHLGSRRHLERELSQPLVVGGERRPRVVVTHHAPSARCVAPRYRAAPLNPCFASRLDPLIERFQPALWVHGHTHTSMDFLIGATRVLCNPKGYRGENPAFDPALVVEV
- a CDS encoding AAA family ATPase; its protein translation is MARIPASTARAVVLRLFPRVLRAGLDNAVRYGALPRQLAADAGAIEPALGALVGTWLANPYTVPFLHGVPRRTGGMVSRCRDVLRRAGSRERPTEPGTILAGGLATLDAYCARTDDRTMRDIVDASLLLGASALVQPLASRVAAAAWNDLERLEEVAAALHQLALVTATAQGDREVDYVDLGLPDPFPADELDPRGVDTAVAAWRAALGQAFQDLKAEARTVAVGLSAISVGQTLDFLADDTLAAHARAVGQQAVQPLERHAAARSGKDAARRRLPQPPKPARAVSEEPKGREDAVRPGHVLVCPAGPATGTGKGRDVARGFEHAIGKALRLVPTPSLPAVRERLLAEFCQAGRAVDAILGELVGKEFVRLPPLVVVGPPGSGKSRFVRRLGEALGVGVFRVDATNDSGASFGGTERRWWSAEPCRAFMACARHAQANPLVLVDEVDKAPTRSEYGRIWDSMLQTLEPENAARFPDPCLQTDLDLSWVSFVCTANDAGKLPGPLLDRLRVVAFPAPGREHVEALSVALLADIARERGLDPAFLPPPDATELRALRHRWSGGSVRRLRRAVEAIVRVRDRELEGRPQ
- a CDS encoding metallophosphoesterase family protein, which codes for MRLWILSDVRADLNPAFSLPDPLPDFDALLVAGGICAGLEASLGWLAAALGGRQGRRPVVMVPGNLEYWSEIPLVEALAKGRRRAVELGIHLLSDETVRLEGPDGRGVHVVGATLWTDWSLEGAFQGKLARVGARHAAPDCDRILLRRGRPWSPLDALAVHARSRAYVEDALTTIAYQSLGYPAPPRALVEGVMPGDRAVVLTCHAPSRRSLPEDWSGWLCDGWVAASLASDLDAVMQAWGAPCLWVHGITPGPVDYRLGRTRIVANPRGDARVPGFDPALVVVA